The proteins below come from a single Brachyhypopomus gauderio isolate BG-103 unplaced genomic scaffold, BGAUD_0.2 sc45, whole genome shotgun sequence genomic window:
- the toporsb gene encoding uncharacterized protein toporsb, translating to MMAPTKMKLRVRKREGGAKPSQRLLATEASPDSKCPICLDRFNNVASLDRCLHRFCFRCIHEWSKNKAECPLCKQPFCSIFHSVRAENDFKEFVLAPAENGPPATAPPPPAGQAEDAGGGGEHTGRARRARTARGRERRSRRRSNPAPAAASPPGVGLEGEAGAERERGVRRVVMRLMERRRSRTAQRSLRRLRDQDVVAFRRALYRTGVRVRGSWDGGRPRDVSAAYLRRNPACLHRLLPWLQRELTVLYGSHGSLVSIVQHIIMSRITHHDMDDAVIRDELRPFLLARTDHFLHELVNFARSTLSMEAYDQQAVYESTAPSYEEDSASTSSIISISEDDDDHDSGDTDIAEDPVQDLVPPVSLATGGESSLSQSAWDDETPGPSYSTLFPSPSQSQADGAEPATVLAEEEEEVACGGPGEEECVIVGYVKPMAERTPELVQLSSDSSEEEEKEAVTTETPAATVTKTESSQAQAPPSSQLHLSPCTSQDPSPPPTPHTPPCAASPLHTPRLCSSSEERDATEGDVRPTTRACLRSRARSRSSSDGSVLSERSRSGGRSHKRSGSASRLGEPSTQAELRGRGHRSVGRSPTVSIPSDSSSGSWEVGRCKASSRSPVCWDSPGRPGRRDGERRRWRSRSPPHAPSNHHRDSHRRHGHRERRLRSSSVSSGGVSDPPRPEKPAGKHKYKTRHLERAARRQGGSPGEGVRRTERSPAKRRRAGTRRPSRSPSVEIVYERRPADTRSHADQWRKKRKRHKRRRREPRSPAVITIDSDSDRGDGVSGRLTSCPGPVELRPDQAEGAERGEGRDVASPTALSDPGVAVATGSHFSVPSLDSLLDLYSPRTSCELPADSPESTLNLDDCAVDVVDTDVDRDVVKPDVQERDDVERDMVDTDVDCGVVSRDVVKPDVQDPDVVDGSSSGTTGNMHQDATMATEAPPSDTRLLESILQELEDILPETRPALDSAADQQEGGVVPHTDQSEAGTETFQTDHTKAVCDSERGGKTSPAI from the exons ATGATGGCGCCCACCAAAATGAAGCTGCGTGTTCGGAAGCGGGAGGGCGGAGCCAAACCGTCACAGCGTCTCCTGGCAACCGAGGCATCGCCGGACTCCAAGTGTCCCATCTGCCTGGACCGGTTCAACAACGTGGCGTCGCTGGACCGCTGCCTGCACCGGTTCTGCTTCCGCTGCATCCACGAGTGGTCCAAGAACAAGGCGGAGTGTCCGCTGTGCAAGCAgcccttctgctccatcttCCACTCCGTCCGCGCCGAGAACGACTTCAAGGAGTTCGTGCTGGCGCCTGCGGAGAACGGACCGCCCGCCACGGCACcgccgccccctgctggccaggcCGAGGACGCCGGTGGTGGCGGCGAGCACACGGGACGGGCTCGCCGGGCCCGCACCGCACGGGGCAGAGAGAGGCGGAGCCGGAGGCGCTCTAACCCCGCCCCCGCTGCGGCGTCCCCTCCGGGGGTGGGGCTGGAAGGGGAGGCTGGGGCAGAGCGTGAGCGGGGCGTACGGCGCGTGGTGATGCGGCTGATGGAGCGGCGGCGTTCGCGGACGGCCCAGCGGAGCCTGCGGCGGCTGCGGGACCAGGATGTGGTGGCGTTCCGTCGGGCGCTGTACCGCACGggcgtgcgcgtgcgtgggtCCTGGGACGGCGGCCGTCCGCGGGACGTCTCGGCCGCCTACCTGCGCCGCAACCCCGCCTGCCTGCACCGGCTGCTGCCTTGGCTACAGCGGGAGCTGACGGTCCTGTACGGGTCGCACGGCTCGCTGGTCAGCATCGTGCAGCACATCATCATGTCCCGCATTACGCACCACGACATGGACGACGCCGTCATCCGGGACGAGCTCCGCCCCTTCCTGCTGGCGCGCACCGACCACTTCCTGCACGAGCTGGTGAACTTTGCGCGCTCGACACTCTCCATGGAGGCCTACGACCAGCAGGCGGTGTACGAGAGCACCGCGCCCAGCTACGAGGAGGACAgcgcctccacctcctccatcatctccatctcagag GACGATGATGACCATGACAGCGGGGACACGGACATTGCAGAGGATCCCGTACAAGACCTAGTACCGCCTGTTTCCCTGGCAACGGGTGGTGAGAGTTCACTCAGTCAGTCCGCTTGGGATGATGAGACTCCCGGCCCCTCCTACTCCACCCTCTTTCCGTCTCCCAGCCAATCGCAGGCGGATGGGGCGGAGCCTGCCACGGTGTtggcggaggaggaggaggaggtggcgtGTGGAGGCCCGggggaggaggagtgtgtgatcGTGGGCTACGTGAAGCCCATGGCAGAGAGAACGCCGGAGCTCGTGCAGCTCTCCTCCGACtcctctgaggaggaggagaaagaagcGGTCACCACAGAGACGCCGGCAGCCACGGTGACAAAGACAGAGTCGTCACAGgcgcaggctccgccctccTCACAGTTACACCTGAGTCCCTGTACGAGCCAggacccctcccctccacccactccacacacacccccctgcGCTGCCTCTCCACTCCACACGCCCAGGCTGTGCTCCAGCAGCGAGGAGAGAGACGCCACAGAGGGCGACGTGAGACCCACCACACGTGCATGCCTGCGCTCACGTGCACGCTCGCGCTCCAGCAGTGACGGTTCcgtgctaagcgagcgctctaggAGCGGCGGTAGATCCCACAAACGCTCTGGCTCCGCCTCCAGGCTTGGAGAGCCATCTACCCAGGCAGAgctcagggggcggggccacaggTCAGTGGGGCGGAGCCCCACGGTTTCTATCCCGAGCGATAGCTCTAGTGGCAGCTGGGAGGTGGGGCGCTGTAAGGCTTCCTCCCGCTCGCCTGTGTGCTGGGACTCGCCGGGCCGCCCTGgcaggagagatggggagagacggCGGTGGAGGAGTCGCTCACCTCCCCATGCCCCCAGCAACCATCACCGGGACTCGCACCGTCGCCATGGCCACCGCGAGCGCCGACTCCGCTCCAGCAGCGTTTCCAGCGGTGGCGTCTCGGACCCGCCCCGCCCCGAGAAACCGGCCGGCAAGCACAAGTACAAAACCCGACACCTGGAGAGAGCAGCGCGGCGTCAGGGCGGGAGCCCCGGGGAGGGTGTGCGGCGTACGGAGCGCAGCCCAGCCAAGAGGCGCCGCGCTGGGACGCGCCGACCCAGCCGCAGCCCCAGCGTGGAGATCGTGTACGAACGCCGGCCCGCCGACACGCGTTCACACGCAGACCagtggaggaagaagaggaagaggcacAAGAGGCGGCGCAGGGAGCCCAGGTCACCCGCCGTCATCACCATAGACAGCGACAGCGACCGGGGGGACGGTGTTTCCGGCCGCCTCACGTCCTGCCCCGGCCCCGTGGAGCTCCGTCCTGACCAGGCGGAGGGAGCAGAACGAGGTGAAGGCCGTGACGTCGCCAGCCCCACGGCGCTCAGTGATCCCGGCGTGGCCGTGGCCACCGGGTCTCACTTCAGTGTCCCATCGTTGGACAGCCTGCTGGACTTGTACAGTCCCCGAACGTCCTGCGAGCTTCCTGCTGACTCGCCCGAGAGCACGCTCAACCTGGACGACTGTGCCGTCGACGTGGTGGACACTGACGTGGACCGTGACGTTGTGAAACCTGACGTGCAGGAACGTGACGACGTGGAACGTGACATGGTGGACACTGACGTGGACTGTGGCGTTGTCAGCCGTGACGTGGTGAAGCCTGACGTGCAGGATCCTGACGTGGTGGATGGTTCCTCATCCGGGACTACCGGTAACATGCACCAGGATGCAACCATGGCGACAGAAGCCCCGCCCTCGGACACAAGGCTGCTAGAGTCGATCCTTCAGGAGCTGGAGGACATTCTGCCAGAGACTAGACCCGCCTTAGACAGTGCAGCTGACCAACAGGAGGGCGGGGTTGTCCCTCACACGGACCAATCAGAGGCTGGGACAGAGACCTTCCAGACAGACCACACTAAAGCAGTGTGTGACTCGGAGAGAGGAGGCAAGACCAGCCCTGcaatctga
- the LOC143486804 gene encoding uncharacterized protein LOC143486804, translating to MANMSSGVCMETPHTHGHAHGHAHNYTPTPGRDFPLQMDSCMNPVLDYSAQMERYRSFANFYKNSTAGAPFPQAAKIARIATPIFPSARLSAMPPWPCDNGMLWARKPAAVNVEGAHGHAHRPAMARAEPVNVHMPAKHLGQDSALPMAADNFLSPLTAEQCRGLPVGGADCMNRLKVPPSVPVPPGGGGGRRGEGRGHVWRDATPRGAVSASGGHRHDDAALGRGVVGGDDVGQCVSDR from the coding sequence ATGGCGAACATGAGCAGCGGCGTGTGCATGGAGACCCCACACACTCACGGCCACGCCCACGGCCACGCCCACAACTACACGCCCACCCCGGGGCGGGACTTTCCCCTGCAGATGGACTCCTGCATGAACCCGGTTCTGGACTACAGCGCCCAGATGGAGCGCTATCGCTCCTTCGCCAACTTCTACAAGAACAGCACGGCCGGAGCGCCGTTTCCGCAGGCCGCCAAGATCGCCCGCATCGCCACGCCCATCTTCCCGTCCGCCCGCCTCTCCGCCATGCCCCCCTGGCCCTGCGACAACGGCATGCTGTGGGCCCGCAAGCCGGCCGCCGTCAACGTGGAGGGGGCCCACGGCCACGCCCACCGGCCCGCCATGGCCCGCGCCGAGCCCGTCAACGTGCACATGCCCGCCAAGCACCTGGGCCAGGACTCCGCCCTCCCCATGGCCGCCGACAACTTCCTGTCACCGCTGACGGCCGAGCAGTGCCGCGGGCTGCCGGTGGGCGGGGCCGACTGCATGAACCGCCTCAAAGTGCCGCCCTCCGTGCCGGTCCCGCCGGGCGGGGGCGGGGGCCGACGcggagaggggcggggccacgTTTGGAGGGATGCCACCCCTCGGGGGGCTGTCTCTGCCTCCGGGGGTCATCGTCATGACGACGCTGCACTCGGGCGCGGGGTCGTCGGGGGTGACGATGTCGGACAGTGCGTTTCAGATCGCTAA